One Mycobacterium sp. SMC-4 DNA window includes the following coding sequences:
- a CDS encoding 2-keto-4-pentenoate hydratase, with protein sequence MLSSEVRERLAADLAQAERSRQPISPLTDAHPDIDVVDAYEIQLINIRQKVAEGARVVGHKVGLSSEAMQKMMNVDEPDYGHLLDDMQVFEDAPVRSEKYLYPRVEVEVGFILADDLPGAGCTEDDVLAATAAFCPAIELIDTRITNWQIKLCDTIADNASSAGWVLGEARVSPKDIDIKGIDAVLTNNGDVVAEGRSDAVLGNPVTAVAWLARKVDSFGVRLKAGDIVLPGSCTRAIDAPPGSHFVADFSGLGSVRLSFE encoded by the coding sequence ATGCTCAGTTCCGAGGTCCGTGAGCGACTTGCCGCCGACTTGGCCCAGGCCGAGCGCAGCCGGCAACCGATCTCTCCGCTGACCGACGCGCACCCCGACATCGATGTGGTCGACGCCTATGAGATTCAGCTGATCAACATCCGCCAGAAAGTCGCCGAGGGCGCGCGCGTGGTCGGTCACAAGGTCGGTCTCTCGTCGGAGGCCATGCAGAAGATGATGAACGTCGACGAGCCCGATTACGGCCATCTGCTCGACGATATGCAGGTGTTCGAAGACGCGCCGGTGCGCTCGGAGAAGTACCTGTACCCGCGGGTCGAGGTCGAGGTGGGCTTCATCCTGGCCGATGACCTGCCCGGAGCCGGGTGCACCGAGGACGACGTGCTGGCCGCGACTGCCGCCTTTTGTCCGGCGATCGAGCTCATCGACACTCGGATCACGAACTGGCAGATCAAACTCTGCGACACGATCGCCGACAACGCGTCCTCGGCCGGTTGGGTGCTCGGTGAGGCGCGGGTGTCGCCCAAGGACATCGACATCAAAGGCATCGACGCGGTGCTGACGAACAACGGCGACGTGGTGGCCGAGGGGCGCAGCGACGCCGTGCTGGGCAACCCGGTCACCGCGGTGGCGTGGCTGGCCCGCAAGGTCGACAGTTTCGGGGTGCGTCTGAAGGCCGGCGACATCGTCTTACCGGGCTCGTGCACCCGTGCGATAGATGCACCTCCCGGTAGCCATTTCGTCGCCG
- the kstD gene encoding 3-oxosteroid 1-dehydrogenase, with the protein MTEQEYDVVVVGSGAAGMVAALTAAHQGLSTIVVEKAPHYGGSTARSGGGVWIPNNEVLKRDGVNDTREAARTYLHAIIGDVVPAEKIDTYLDRGPEMLSFVLKNSPLKLCWVPNYADYYPETPGGKATGRSVEPKPFDASKLGPDLGGLEPPYGKVPMNMVVMQQDYVRLNQLKRHPRGLLRSLKVGARTVWANATRKNLVGMGRALIAPLRIALRDAGVPVRLNTALTDLYVEDGVVRGIYVRDTTTGESAEPQLIRARRGVILGSGGFEHNEQMRVKYQRAPITTEWTVGAVANTGDGILAAEKLGAALDVMEDAWWGPTVPLIGAPWFALSERNSPGSIIVNMNGKRFMNESMPYVEACHHMYGGQYGQGPGPGENIPAWLVFDQQYRDRYIFAGLQPGQRIPKKWLESGVIVTAPTLEELATKTGLPADAFTATVARFNGFARAGVDEDFKRGQSAYDRYYGDPTNKPNPNLGEITHGPYYAAKLVPGDLGTKGGIVTDVNGRALRDDGSVIEGLYAAGNVSAPVMGHTYPGPGGTIGPAMTFGYLAALHLAGKA; encoded by the coding sequence ATGACCGAGCAGGAGTATGACGTCGTCGTGGTGGGCAGCGGCGCCGCGGGTATGGTCGCCGCCCTTACTGCCGCCCACCAGGGTCTCTCGACGATAGTCGTTGAGAAGGCCCCGCACTACGGTGGTTCCACTGCGCGGTCAGGTGGCGGCGTCTGGATTCCGAACAACGAGGTACTCAAGCGCGACGGTGTGAACGACACCCGCGAGGCCGCCCGAACCTACCTGCACGCCATCATCGGCGACGTGGTGCCGGCCGAGAAGATCGACACCTATCTCGACCGCGGACCCGAGATGTTGTCGTTCGTGTTGAAGAACTCTCCGCTGAAGCTGTGCTGGGTACCCAACTACGCCGACTACTACCCCGAGACTCCGGGCGGCAAGGCCACCGGCCGCTCGGTGGAACCCAAACCGTTCGATGCGAGCAAGCTCGGGCCCGATCTCGGCGGCCTGGAGCCGCCGTACGGCAAGGTCCCGATGAACATGGTCGTGATGCAGCAGGACTACGTCCGTCTCAACCAGCTCAAACGTCATCCGCGCGGACTGCTGCGCAGCCTCAAGGTGGGGGCACGCACGGTATGGGCCAACGCCACGCGCAAGAACCTGGTCGGGATGGGTCGGGCGTTGATCGCACCACTGCGTATCGCGCTGCGAGACGCCGGTGTCCCGGTTCGGCTCAACACCGCGCTGACCGACCTCTACGTCGAGGACGGTGTGGTGCGCGGAATCTACGTCCGTGACACAACCACCGGGGAAAGCGCTGAGCCGCAACTGATCCGGGCGCGTCGCGGTGTGATCCTGGGCAGTGGAGGCTTTGAACACAACGAGCAGATGCGGGTGAAGTACCAACGCGCCCCGATCACCACGGAGTGGACCGTCGGCGCGGTTGCCAACACCGGGGACGGAATCCTTGCCGCCGAAAAGCTCGGTGCCGCACTTGATGTCATGGAGGACGCCTGGTGGGGACCGACGGTCCCGCTGATCGGTGCACCGTGGTTCGCATTGTCGGAACGCAATTCACCCGGGTCGATCATCGTCAACATGAACGGCAAGCGGTTCATGAACGAGTCGATGCCCTACGTCGAAGCGTGCCATCACATGTATGGCGGACAGTACGGGCAGGGCCCCGGGCCCGGCGAGAACATTCCGGCATGGCTGGTGTTCGACCAGCAATACCGCGACCGCTACATCTTCGCGGGACTTCAGCCAGGACAACGCATTCCGAAGAAGTGGCTGGAGTCCGGCGTCATTGTGACCGCTCCGACACTGGAGGAGCTGGCAACCAAGACCGGCCTGCCCGCCGATGCCTTCACGGCCACGGTGGCGCGGTTCAACGGATTCGCGCGGGCCGGTGTCGACGAGGATTTCAAGCGCGGGCAGAGCGCCTATGACCGCTACTACGGCGATCCGACCAACAAGCCCAACCCCAACCTGGGCGAGATCACCCACGGGCCGTACTACGCCGCCAAGCTGGTGCCGGGAGACCTGGGCACCAAGGGTGGCATCGTCACCGACGTGAACGGACGCGCCCTGCGCGACGACGGCTCGGTGATCGAGGGACTCTATGCTGCAGGCAACGTCAGCGCCCCGGTGATGGGTCACACCTATCCGGGTCCGGGTGGCACCATCGGCCCGGCGATGACGTTCGGTTATCTGGCGGCACTCCACCTTGCAGGAAAGGCCTGA
- a CDS encoding MaoC/PaaZ C-terminal domain-containing protein, which produces MPINLDEAIGAELPAVEFSWTSSDIQLYHLALGAGSDPVDQSELRYLTDNTPQVLPTFGNVAQSFHLTEPPAVKFPGIDIELSKVLHASEAVTVPGPIPPSGTGVAVTRFTEIWDKGKAAVIWSETTVKDPAGQLLWTQKRSIFARGEGGFGGDRGPSGSSAAPDRSPDLELTVPTSPQQALLYRMCGDRNPLHSDPDFAAAAGFPRPILHGLCTYGMTCKALVDNLLDGDVSSLKSYGARMAGVVFPGETLSVNVWKHDGAYLATVTAPERDNAVALAGVEFVPA; this is translated from the coding sequence TTGCCCATCAATCTCGATGAAGCCATCGGCGCGGAGCTTCCCGCCGTCGAATTCTCATGGACCAGTAGTGACATTCAGTTGTACCATCTGGCCCTCGGGGCGGGCAGTGATCCGGTGGACCAGAGCGAGCTGCGGTACCTGACCGACAACACCCCTCAGGTGCTGCCGACATTCGGCAATGTGGCCCAGAGTTTTCACTTGACCGAGCCGCCGGCGGTGAAGTTCCCGGGCATCGACATCGAGTTGAGCAAAGTGCTGCACGCCAGCGAAGCGGTGACCGTTCCCGGACCGATCCCGCCGTCGGGCACTGGAGTCGCGGTCACAAGGTTCACCGAGATTTGGGACAAGGGCAAGGCCGCGGTGATCTGGTCGGAGACCACCGTCAAGGATCCGGCCGGTCAGTTGTTGTGGACGCAGAAGCGCTCGATCTTCGCCCGCGGCGAGGGTGGCTTCGGCGGCGACCGTGGTCCGTCGGGCTCCTCGGCCGCCCCGGACAGATCCCCCGACCTCGAGCTCACGGTCCCGACCTCGCCACAGCAGGCGCTGTTGTATCGGATGTGCGGGGACCGTAACCCGTTGCATTCGGATCCGGATTTCGCTGCGGCAGCCGGATTCCCGCGCCCCATTCTGCATGGCTTGTGCACCTACGGCATGACGTGCAAAGCATTGGTGGACAACCTTCTCGACGGTGATGTCAGCAGCCTGAAGTCCTACGGTGCGCGGATGGCCGGTGTGGTGTTCCCCGGCGAGACGCTGAGTGTGAACGTCTGGAAGCACGACGGGGCCTATCTGGCCACGGTGACCGCACCCGAGCGCGACAACGCCGTCGCACTGGCCGGGGTGGAGTTCGTGCCGGCCTGA